The following are encoded together in the Desulfoplanes formicivorans genome:
- the plsX gene encoding phosphate acyltransferase PlsX codes for MPNHPSGVCIAVDAMGGDFGPEVVVKGAIEASQATGISLLLVGREEEIHKELAKYKTDKLPIQVVNASQVVGMTDKPSDVLRRKKDSSIHVACRLVKEGQAHGVVSAGNSGAILACGMFVLGRIKGVERPALATILPTEKNPLVFLDVGGNMDCKPYHLVQFGVMAEVLAKDLLGIPNPKVGLLSIGEEEGKGNILAKEAYKLFKLSSMNFVGNAEGRDLFTGNFDVIVCDGFVGNAVLKVSEGVAKSISSILKAEIRKSLLFRFGCLLALPVFRRLAKRLDYAEYGGAHLLGLNGTAIVCHGASNVRAIRIAIEKAAEFVASQANEHLVKGLKANKELAQFGKRAKA; via the coding sequence ATGCCTAACCATCCGTCCGGAGTGTGCATAGCGGTCGATGCCATGGGCGGCGACTTCGGACCTGAAGTCGTGGTCAAGGGTGCGATCGAAGCGTCTCAGGCAACAGGGATCTCCCTTCTCCTGGTTGGCCGAGAAGAGGAGATCCACAAAGAACTCGCCAAGTACAAGACCGACAAACTCCCCATTCAGGTTGTCAATGCATCCCAGGTTGTCGGGATGACAGACAAACCCTCCGACGTCCTGCGCAGGAAAAAAGATTCCTCCATTCATGTGGCCTGTCGGCTGGTCAAGGAGGGACAAGCCCACGGTGTTGTCAGTGCGGGTAATTCCGGTGCCATTCTGGCATGCGGCATGTTTGTGCTGGGGCGGATCAAGGGTGTGGAGCGTCCGGCCCTGGCAACCATTCTGCCCACGGAAAAAAATCCCTTGGTTTTTCTGGACGTCGGCGGCAATATGGATTGCAAGCCTTATCACTTGGTGCAATTCGGAGTCATGGCCGAAGTTCTGGCCAAGGATCTGTTGGGAATCCCCAACCCCAAGGTCGGACTTCTGAGCATAGGAGAGGAAGAAGGCAAGGGCAATATCCTAGCCAAGGAAGCCTACAAGCTGTTCAAGCTCTCCTCCATGAATTTCGTGGGCAATGCAGAAGGCCGAGATCTGTTCACAGGCAATTTTGATGTTATCGTCTGTGACGGTTTTGTGGGCAACGCGGTTCTCAAGGTCAGCGAAGGGGTCGCCAAATCCATTTCCAGCATTCTCAAGGCAGAAATCAGGAAAAGTCTTCTGTTTCGGTTCGGATGCCTTCTGGCTCTACCGGTATTCAGACGACTGGCCAAACGACTTGACTATGCCGAATACGGAGGAGCTCATCTTTTGGGACTCAATGGCACTGCCATTGTCTGCCACGGTGCTTCCAATGTCCGCGCCATCCGCATCGCCATTGAAAAGGCCGCAGAATTTGTGGCCAGCCAGGCCAACGAACATCTGGTCAAGGGGCTCAAGGCAAACAAGGAACTCGCCCAGTTCGGCAAACGGGCCAAGGCCTGA
- the rpmB gene encoding 50S ribosomal protein L28 — protein MSKECAICGKKPQVGNNVSHAHNKSKRRFMPNLQKVRVQLPSGEVKKMSVCTRCIRSGSVTKPVAK, from the coding sequence ATGTCTAAAGAATGCGCAATCTGTGGGAAAAAGCCCCAGGTAGGAAACAACGTCAGTCACGCACACAACAAGAGCAAACGCCGTTTCATGCCCAATCTGCAGAAGGTCCGGGTACAGCTTCCTTCCGGCGAAGTGAAAAAGATGTCCGTGTGTACCCGGTGCATTCGGTCCGGTTCGGTAACCAAGCCGGTTGCCAAATAG
- the acpP gene encoding acyl carrier protein, which yields MSVETKVKEIVIEQLGVSSDEIKTTSSFVEDLGADSLDLTELIMAMEEEFDIEIEDEDAQNIATVQDAVKYIEAHM from the coding sequence ATGTCCGTAGAAACCAAAGTGAAGGAAATAGTCATCGAACAGCTCGGTGTCAGCAGTGACGAAATCAAGACAACCTCGTCCTTTGTCGAGGACCTCGGCGCCGATTCCCTGGATCTGACCGAACTGATCATGGCCATGGAAGAGGAATTCGACATTGAGATCGAAGACGAAGACGCCCAGAACATTGCCACGGTTCAGGACGCTGTCAAATATATTGAAGCCCATATGTAG
- the ribD gene encoding bifunctional diaminohydroxyphosphoribosylaminopyrimidine deaminase/5-amino-6-(5-phosphoribosylamino)uracil reductase RibD, whose protein sequence is MILDQTFKEQCMRKAIELALRGRGATAPNPCVGAVIVRDGLIVASGWHTRCGKPHAEIEALADARAKNVDLANCTLFVTLEPCNHTGKTPPCTRAIIQANIPHVVVGAMDPNPHVAGGGADFLRHRGVRVETGILERECLDLIADFTVWQTKRRPYSILKLATTLDGKIATRTGHSAWVSGEESRARVHALRAIAGAIIVGGETFRKDNPSLTCRQQGFDGPQPLAVIVTGHLPPTPEVFTLLTSRPQEVMFWTTAQEAGSDRGKRLQDLGCSILALPACQSGLDLQQGFVHLYRQCACHYVLCEGGGFLAMSLIRQHLADEINIYQAMKILGDNQGKACFSGRSITSMEKAVSLRLGQATRCGDDLFLRLWPS, encoded by the coding sequence ATGATCCTCGATCAGACATTCAAGGAACAGTGCATGCGCAAGGCCATTGAACTGGCCCTGCGAGGCAGAGGAGCAACAGCGCCCAACCCCTGCGTGGGTGCGGTCATTGTCCGGGATGGTCTGATCGTGGCCTCGGGCTGGCATACCAGATGCGGCAAGCCCCATGCCGAGATCGAGGCCCTTGCCGATGCCCGGGCCAAGAACGTCGATCTGGCCAACTGCACCCTGTTCGTCACCCTGGAACCCTGCAACCATACCGGAAAAACCCCTCCCTGCACCCGGGCCATCATCCAGGCGAACATCCCCCATGTCGTGGTGGGAGCCATGGACCCCAATCCCCACGTTGCTGGTGGGGGAGCTGATTTTCTCAGACACCGCGGCGTCAGGGTGGAAACAGGCATTCTTGAACGGGAATGCCTGGATCTCATTGCCGATTTCACTGTATGGCAAACCAAAAGACGCCCCTATTCCATTCTTAAACTGGCCACGACCCTGGACGGCAAAATAGCCACCAGAACTGGCCATTCCGCATGGGTCAGCGGAGAAGAATCCCGAGCCCGTGTTCATGCCCTCAGGGCCATTGCCGGCGCCATCATTGTGGGCGGGGAAACCTTCAGAAAGGACAATCCTTCCCTGACGTGCAGGCAACAGGGATTTGACGGTCCCCAACCCCTGGCGGTGATCGTCACCGGTCATTTGCCCCCAACCCCGGAAGTTTTCACCCTGCTTACCAGCCGTCCTCAAGAGGTCATGTTCTGGACAACGGCTCAGGAAGCCGGTTCAGACCGGGGAAAACGCCTCCAGGACCTTGGCTGCTCCATCCTTGCCCTGCCTGCTTGCCAATCAGGCCTTGATCTCCAGCAAGGATTCGTCCATCTATACCGCCAATGCGCATGTCACTATGTGCTGTGCGAAGGCGGAGGCTTTTTGGCCATGTCCCTGATACGCCAACACCTGGCCGATGAAATCAACATCTACCAGGCCATGAAAATACTGGGGGACAACCAGGGCAAGGCCTGCTTTTCCGGCCGCTCCATCACTTCCATGGAAAAGGCCGTGTCCCTGCGCCTGGGCCAGGCAACCCGCTGTGGCGACGATCTTTTTTTGAGATTATGGCCCAGCTGA
- the rpmF gene encoding 50S ribosomal protein L32 encodes MPLPKKKTSKSKRNMRRSHDHVDVPNFIYCECGEATMPHTICPGCGKYRGRNYVTKDTDA; translated from the coding sequence ATGCCATTACCCAAGAAAAAAACCTCCAAGTCCAAAAGAAACATGCGCCGTTCCCACGATCATGTGGATGTTCCCAATTTCATCTATTGCGAATGTGGCGAAGCAACCATGCCTCACACCATCTGCCCCGGTTGTGGCAAGTACCGCGGCCGGAACTATGTAACCAAGGACACGGATGCCTAA
- a CDS encoding MATE family efflux transporter, with product MYIMHTQQKRTGPHGEVIRVSFPLVLSMGATTVMEFTDRVFLGRYSLDALAAAVPSGLMALLVMSVFIGTGGYVSVFVAQYTGAGRLDKVGRVLWQGVYFALAATVVFVACSFVGDHVFDLMNHSPEVKKLEVVYFSILCLFAGFQVLGAVFSGFFMGLGRTRPVMLVTLFGMCLNIPLDYCLINGVWLFPQWGMQGAAVATGMSWVVVATVLGCLVFSPGHGRDFSLFASVRPDATLFKRLVRFGFPNGFQFFLDIFAFTVFTAIVGHIGVQELAATNIVLNINGIAFMPLVGFSLGTSILVGQALGGGNPPWAERVTMASMQIAAAYTVCVGIIYLIFPEALLGLFKPVGFTAGEYAYVMETGKSLLYIVLVYLGFDVMTFVFAGALKGAGDTAFIMKATAVAALGCMLVPLSIGILWLGLGLWFAWSCVLCYIVFLSLCMLVRYHLGRWREMLVID from the coding sequence ATGTACATCATGCATACCCAGCAAAAGAGAACCGGCCCCCACGGCGAGGTCATTCGTGTCAGTTTTCCCCTTGTTTTGAGTATGGGGGCGACCACGGTCATGGAGTTCACGGATCGGGTTTTCCTTGGACGTTACAGCCTTGACGCCCTGGCGGCTGCCGTGCCTTCGGGACTCATGGCCCTGCTGGTCATGTCCGTGTTCATTGGCACGGGCGGGTATGTTTCCGTGTTCGTGGCGCAGTATACCGGGGCGGGTCGGCTGGACAAGGTGGGCCGGGTGCTCTGGCAGGGCGTGTATTTTGCTCTGGCGGCCACGGTTGTTTTTGTGGCGTGCAGTTTCGTGGGAGACCATGTCTTTGATCTCATGAACCACAGCCCGGAGGTGAAGAAACTTGAAGTCGTTTATTTTTCCATCCTCTGCCTGTTCGCCGGATTCCAGGTTCTGGGCGCGGTTTTTTCCGGTTTTTTCATGGGCCTTGGTCGGACACGGCCCGTCATGCTGGTCACCCTGTTTGGGATGTGCCTGAATATTCCCCTTGATTACTGCCTGATCAACGGCGTGTGGCTATTTCCCCAATGGGGTATGCAGGGAGCAGCTGTGGCCACGGGTATGTCCTGGGTTGTGGTGGCAACCGTACTGGGATGTCTTGTTTTTTCGCCCGGTCACGGCCGCGATTTTTCCCTGTTTGCATCGGTCCGACCGGATGCGACCCTGTTCAAGCGTCTGGTGCGTTTCGGATTCCCCAATGGATTTCAGTTTTTTCTGGATATTTTTGCGTTTACTGTTTTCACCGCCATTGTCGGGCATATCGGGGTGCAGGAGCTGGCTGCCACGAACATCGTCCTGAACATCAACGGAATCGCTTTCATGCCTCTGGTCGGGTTTTCCCTGGGGACAAGCATTCTGGTCGGTCAGGCCCTGGGAGGTGGCAATCCCCCCTGGGCCGAACGGGTGACTATGGCCAGTATGCAGATCGCTGCCGCCTATACCGTGTGCGTGGGCATCATCTACCTGATATTTCCCGAGGCATTGCTGGGATTGTTCAAACCGGTGGGCTTTACGGCCGGGGAATATGCGTATGTGATGGAGACGGGCAAGAGTCTGTTGTACATTGTGCTTGTCTATCTCGGATTCGACGTCATGACCTTTGTTTTTGCCGGTGCCCTCAAGGGAGCAGGAGATACGGCCTTCATCATGAAGGCGACGGCTGTCGCCGCTTTGGGCTGCATGCTCGTTCCCCTGAGCATCGGCATCCTGTGGTTGGGCCTGGGGCTCTGGTTCGCCTGGTCGTGCGTGCTGTGCTATATCGTTTTTTTGAGTCTGTGCATGCTGGTTCGATACCATCTCGGGAGATGGCGCGAGATGTTGGTCATTGATTGA
- the fabF gene encoding beta-ketoacyl-ACP synthase II: MIGKRVVVTGLAAITPIGNDLATSWSNLLRGVSGIGPITHFDCSEFQTKIAGELKDFHPEEIIPPKQLKRMDRFARIAVVAAHQLLEDGNFTISPEEAARCGVILGCGLGGLKTIEDFHTRLVKRGPNKVSPFYIPELIANMSAGQVSIMSGAKGPNLTTTSACASALHGIGYAYSDIRLGRADVMITGGVESTITPMGVSGFNAMKALSTRNNEPEKASRPFDRDRDGFVIGEGCGLLLLESLDHALARGARIYAEVGGYGASSDAYHMTAPDQTGAGMAMAMQAAMVDGEIAPKDIDHVNAHGTSTMLNDLSESRALKMVFGDHVTNISVTANKSMIGHLLGAAGGAESVFTAMSIANSLVPGTINLDNPDDECDLNHVIGSPREQQINHALCNSFGFGGTNASILFKRYNR; encoded by the coding sequence ATGATTGGAAAAAGGGTTGTTGTTACAGGACTTGCAGCCATCACCCCCATAGGTAACGATCTTGCGACAAGCTGGTCGAACCTGCTTCGGGGAGTCTCCGGGATTGGACCCATCACCCATTTCGACTGTTCGGAATTCCAGACAAAAATCGCGGGTGAACTCAAGGACTTCCATCCCGAAGAGATCATTCCCCCCAAGCAGCTCAAACGGATGGACCGGTTTGCCAGGATCGCGGTTGTTGCAGCCCATCAGCTTCTCGAGGATGGAAACTTCACCATCAGCCCGGAAGAAGCTGCCCGGTGCGGGGTCATTCTCGGATGCGGTCTGGGAGGGCTCAAGACCATCGAAGACTTTCACACGCGGCTTGTGAAACGTGGTCCCAACAAGGTTTCCCCCTTTTACATCCCCGAACTCATCGCCAATATGTCTGCGGGCCAGGTATCCATCATGTCCGGAGCCAAGGGGCCCAACCTGACCACCACCTCGGCCTGTGCCTCGGCCCTCCACGGCATTGGTTACGCCTATTCAGACATCAGACTCGGTCGGGCAGATGTCATGATCACCGGCGGGGTGGAATCAACCATCACCCCCATGGGAGTCTCCGGATTCAATGCCATGAAGGCCCTGTCCACCCGCAACAACGAGCCGGAAAAGGCCAGTCGCCCTTTTGACAGGGATCGTGACGGTTTTGTCATTGGAGAAGGCTGTGGCCTGCTCCTTCTGGAATCCCTTGATCACGCCCTGGCCCGAGGGGCCAGGATTTACGCTGAAGTAGGCGGATATGGCGCCTCTTCGGACGCCTATCACATGACCGCTCCCGACCAGACCGGGGCAGGCATGGCCATGGCCATGCAGGCAGCCATGGTCGATGGGGAAATCGCCCCGAAGGACATCGACCATGTCAATGCTCACGGCACATCAACCATGCTCAACGATCTGAGCGAATCCAGAGCGTTGAAAATGGTCTTTGGCGACCACGTAACCAACATTTCCGTCACGGCCAACAAATCCATGATCGGCCATCTCCTGGGCGCGGCCGGAGGCGCGGAAAGCGTATTCACGGCCATGAGCATTGCCAACTCGCTGGTGCCCGGGACCATCAACCTGGACAACCCCGACGACGAATGCGATCTGAACCATGTCATTGGAAGCCCCCGCGAACAGCAAATCAACCATGCCCTGTGCAATTCCTTTGGATTCGGCGGCACCAACGCCTCCATCCTGTTCAAACGCTACAACCGATAA
- a CDS encoding beta-ketoacyl-ACP synthase III, with protein MPGYTSIMGLGYHVPERILTNEDLEKTINTSDEWITSRTGIKTRHIAPPQTGASVLALEAATKALADAGLTPADLTHIIVPTFTPDYYVPSTACILQHKLGIPGIPAMDVFAACSGFLYGLEQARALVALYPQARVLVAASEIISSRTDFTDRSTCVLFGDGAGAAIVGKTTSEQDGGRILDVLLSADGSLGDLLTVKGGGSACPAVRDQRIGPDFFIQMEGRDVFKHAVRSMACVCNDILAKNQMTSGDVDLIIPHQANIRIIQALGRKLDISMDRIFVNVDRYGNTSAASIPIALAEAKLQGRIAPGDTVLLTSFGGGFTWASALIRF; from the coding sequence ATGCCCGGATACACCTCCATTATGGGACTTGGCTACCATGTCCCCGAACGGATCCTCACCAATGAGGATCTTGAGAAGACCATCAATACCAGTGACGAATGGATAACTTCCCGCACCGGTATCAAAACGCGTCACATTGCCCCTCCCCAAACAGGAGCATCAGTACTGGCGCTGGAGGCTGCCACCAAGGCACTGGCCGACGCAGGACTGACTCCTGCCGATCTCACGCACATCATTGTTCCCACGTTCACGCCTGACTACTACGTGCCAAGCACGGCATGCATTCTCCAGCACAAACTGGGCATCCCGGGCATTCCTGCCATGGATGTCTTTGCCGCGTGCTCGGGTTTTCTCTACGGTCTGGAACAGGCACGCGCCCTTGTGGCCCTGTATCCCCAGGCCCGCGTGCTGGTTGCGGCCAGTGAGATTATCTCTTCGCGTACGGACTTCACGGATCGCTCCACCTGCGTGCTCTTTGGTGATGGAGCCGGTGCGGCCATTGTAGGCAAGACCACCTCCGAACAGGATGGCGGGCGTATTCTGGATGTTCTACTCAGTGCCGACGGATCCCTAGGCGATCTGCTCACGGTAAAAGGCGGTGGTTCAGCTTGCCCGGCCGTTCGCGACCAACGCATCGGCCCCGACTTTTTCATTCAAATGGAAGGTAGGGATGTTTTCAAGCACGCGGTAAGGTCCATGGCCTGCGTCTGCAACGACATTCTGGCCAAAAACCAGATGACCTCCGGGGATGTGGACCTGATCATTCCCCACCAGGCCAATATTCGCATCATCCAGGCCCTGGGCAGAAAACTGGACATCTCCATGGATCGTATTTTCGTCAACGTGGACCGCTATGGCAACACCTCGGCTGCTTCCATTCCCATTGCCCTGGCCGAGGCCAAGTTGCAGGGACGGATCGCACCCGGGGATACCGTCCTGCTGACCTCCTTTGGTGGAGGATTCACGTGGGCATCGGCTTTGATCAGATTCTAG
- a CDS encoding YceD family protein, with the protein MQTQWIALHDIPANGREFSFHDQDIWNRLFDDYALPCRAEQPVRVDFTIIPANDGIFVQGTVSGTVILGCSRCLEDARIVCNEPFDFFEPLVADDNASRNSLVREQAGILEFDIIGLAWEQFIMALPDKPLCSPTCKGICPDCGQNLNAGTCTCRKEVGDPRLSVLRNLKISKN; encoded by the coding sequence ATGCAAACACAGTGGATAGCTCTTCATGACATCCCGGCGAACGGCCGGGAATTTTCTTTTCATGATCAAGACATTTGGAACCGTCTTTTTGATGATTATGCCCTGCCATGCCGGGCCGAGCAACCCGTGCGGGTCGATTTCACCATCATCCCGGCCAACGACGGCATTTTTGTCCAGGGTACCGTGAGTGGCACGGTTATCCTTGGATGCAGCCGATGTCTGGAAGATGCCCGCATCGTTTGCAACGAGCCGTTCGACTTCTTCGAACCTCTGGTGGCCGATGACAACGCATCCAGGAACAGTCTGGTCCGGGAACAGGCCGGGATTCTTGAATTTGATATCATCGGGCTGGCTTGGGAGCAGTTTATCATGGCCCTGCCGGACAAGCCGTTGTGTTCCCCGACGTGCAAGGGGATATGTCCTGATTGCGGCCAGAACCTGAACGCCGGAACATGCACGTGCAGGAAAGAAGTCGGCGATCCGCGGCTCAGCGTTCTCAGGAACCTCAAAATTTCCAAAAACTGA
- the glyA gene encoding serine hydroxymethyltransferase, with the protein MGTLEHTDPEIFQTIVKEKNRQESKLELIASENFTSQSVREAMGSIMTHKYAEGYPGKRYYGGCEFVDMAENLARERAKQLFGAEYVNVQPHSGSQANMGVYFGAIQPGDTIMGMDLSHGGHLTHGSPVNFSGKLFKTCFYGVEKETGLIDYDQVQAVAEKCRPQIIVAGASAYPRTIDFKRFREIADSVNAKLMVDMAHIAGLIAAGLHPSPIKHAHFTTTTTHKTLRGPRGGMILSSEEFGKILNSQIFPGIQGGPLMHIIAAKAVAFGEALKPAFKTYQQQVIDNAQALAKHLQDAGFNLVSQGTDNHLMLIDLTNKNVTGKDAEIALDKAGITANKNTIPFETRSPFVTSGIRLGTPAVTTRGMKPEHMEKIAAWITATIANIDNKTRLTEISKEVKTFARDFPLFAW; encoded by the coding sequence ATGGGCACTCTCGAACATACTGATCCGGAAATCTTTCAAACCATTGTCAAGGAAAAGAATCGCCAAGAAAGCAAGCTGGAACTCATTGCTTCGGAAAATTTCACGTCTCAAAGCGTCAGGGAAGCCATGGGCTCCATCATGACTCACAAATATGCCGAAGGCTATCCCGGCAAGAGATACTACGGCGGTTGCGAATTCGTGGATATGGCCGAGAACCTGGCCAGAGAACGGGCCAAGCAGCTTTTCGGGGCCGAATATGTCAATGTTCAGCCCCATTCGGGATCACAAGCCAACATGGGCGTCTACTTCGGGGCCATCCAGCCCGGCGACACCATCATGGGCATGGATCTCTCCCATGGCGGCCACCTGACCCACGGCAGCCCGGTCAACTTTTCCGGCAAGCTTTTCAAGACCTGTTTTTACGGCGTGGAAAAGGAAACCGGCCTGATCGACTACGATCAGGTTCAGGCTGTTGCCGAAAAATGCCGTCCCCAAATCATTGTGGCCGGCGCCAGCGCCTATCCCAGGACCATCGACTTCAAGCGGTTCCGGGAAATTGCCGATTCCGTGAATGCCAAACTCATGGTGGACATGGCCCACATAGCCGGTCTCATTGCCGCAGGTCTGCATCCATCGCCCATCAAGCATGCCCATTTCACCACAACAACCACGCACAAAACCCTGCGCGGTCCCCGTGGCGGCATGATTCTCAGCTCCGAGGAGTTTGGAAAGATACTCAATTCCCAGATTTTTCCGGGGATCCAGGGGGGACCGCTCATGCACATCATCGCGGCCAAGGCGGTTGCTTTTGGCGAAGCCCTCAAACCCGCGTTCAAAACCTATCAGCAGCAGGTCATCGACAATGCCCAGGCCCTGGCCAAACATCTCCAGGATGCCGGTTTCAACCTGGTTTCACAAGGCACGGACAACCACCTCATGCTCATCGACCTGACCAACAAGAATGTTACCGGCAAGGATGCGGAAATCGCTTTGGACAAGGCCGGGATCACGGCCAACAAGAACACGATTCCCTTTGAAACCCGGTCCCCCTTTGTGACATCGGGCATTCGCCTGGGGACTCCAGCCGTTACCACCCGCGGCATGAAGCCAGAGCACATGGAAAAAATCGCTGCGTGGATCACGGCTACCATTGCAAATATTGACAATAAGACCAGGCTCACGGAAATCAGCAAGGAAGTAAAAACCTTTGCCCGCGACTTCCCGCTGTTCGCCTGGTAA
- the fabG gene encoding 3-oxoacyl-[acyl-carrier-protein] reductase: MTEKLTSTALVTGGSRGIGKAIALRLARDGYQVYLTYVSKPEQAQAVCETIRENGGTARCFRIDVSDWSRVKEFFKSEIKNKVRLDVLVNNAGITKDGLIMRMKPDQWQQVLDVNLGGCFVCLQQAALIMMKQRYGRIINITSVVGQRGNAGQANYAASKAGIIGLTKTAAQELAGRSITVNGVAPGFIQTDMTSVLSEDIQQKFLSNIPTGTLGTPEDIAEAVAFLASPRAGYITGQILGVNGGMY, from the coding sequence ATGACTGAGAAACTCACCAGCACCGCCCTTGTCACCGGAGGATCGCGTGGTATCGGCAAGGCCATTGCCCTGCGTCTGGCCCGGGATGGCTATCAGGTCTACCTGACCTATGTGAGCAAACCAGAACAGGCTCAGGCTGTTTGCGAAACCATCCGGGAAAACGGCGGCACAGCTCGTTGCTTCAGGATCGATGTGAGCGACTGGAGCCGGGTCAAGGAGTTCTTCAAAAGCGAGATCAAGAACAAGGTCCGCCTGGATGTGCTCGTGAATAATGCCGGGATCACCAAGGACGGCCTGATCATGCGCATGAAGCCCGATCAGTGGCAACAAGTACTTGACGTGAACCTTGGAGGATGCTTTGTGTGCCTGCAACAGGCTGCGCTGATCATGATGAAGCAGCGTTACGGCAGGATTATCAACATCACCTCGGTTGTTGGTCAGAGAGGCAATGCAGGACAGGCCAACTACGCCGCTTCCAAAGCGGGTATCATCGGCCTGACCAAGACGGCTGCCCAGGAATTGGCCGGGCGTTCCATAACGGTCAATGGAGTTGCCCCCGGGTTCATCCAGACCGACATGACTTCGGTACTGTCCGAAGACATTCAGCAGAAATTTCTGTCCAACATTCCAACCGGAACCCTGGGCACCCCTGAAGATATCGCCGAAGCCGTTGCCTTTCTCGCTTCTCCCCGGGCGGGATACATCACGGGTCAGATTCTGGGTGTCAACGGTGGAATGTACTGA
- a CDS encoding deoxycytidylate deaminase, whose product MPTNPDLLPVRDDRIPWPQYFMQIAYLVAQRSTCLRRRVGAIAVRDKRILATGYNGAPIGLKHCKEVGCLREQMNIPSGERHELCRALHAEQNIIVQAATHGVSIEGAELYCTTQPCLICTKMLINCRFSAIYFAEGYPDQLARDMFDEAGITYRSLPVQTP is encoded by the coding sequence ATGCCAACCAACCCCGATCTTCTTCCTGTCAGGGATGACCGGATCCCCTGGCCCCAGTACTTCATGCAGATCGCCTATCTCGTGGCCCAGCGGTCCACCTGCCTGCGACGCAGAGTCGGCGCCATTGCCGTCCGGGACAAACGCATCCTGGCAACCGGATACAATGGTGCGCCCATCGGCCTCAAGCATTGCAAGGAGGTTGGATGTCTCAGGGAGCAGATGAACATCCCGTCGGGCGAACGCCACGAACTCTGCCGCGCACTGCACGCCGAACAAAACATCATTGTTCAGGCGGCCACCCACGGTGTAAGTATTGAGGGCGCCGAGCTCTACTGTACGACGCAGCCCTGTCTGATCTGCACGAAAATGCTGATCAATTGCCGATTCTCGGCCATCTATTTTGCAGAAGGCTATCCCGACCAGCTTGCTCGAGACATGTTTGACGAAGCAGGCATCACTTATAGGTCCCTTCCGGTGCAAACCCCATGA